In Syngnathus scovelli strain Florida chromosome 12, RoL_Ssco_1.2, whole genome shotgun sequence, the genomic window CACCTCAATCAGTAGAAATCGGAAAAGCCGCACACTGTGCTAAATATGCCTCCGAATTGGAATAGTACTCCACTCGCAGCGTGCCTGGATGCTAAAATGGAGATAGATGTGTGTCTATGCATTCCTGTTGAGAAGTGCAAACGACAAAATGCAATGTTTTGCCCATAGGGCACAGACGAGATGCAGCCACCGGCTGTTCTCGCACATCTACAAACACTTGAAGGTTCTTGATTGCGCTGACCCCAGTCAGATGTGCTTTTTGTATGAAATGCAGCCGCATACATTTGATTGGAGGCTGCTAATACGCAAATGGGATGATGTGTTTAGAAAAACACCAAATGACACATTTTCAACTGCGGGAACAGGAATGTCCCAGGCAGCAAAGGTGTTTACACTCTGATGCCAAAGGCAGTGTGAAAGAGAggacgcacgcaggcacgcacgcacgcacgcacgcacgcacgcacacgcgcacgcacgcagcgTAATTGTCTCTCTTCTTTGGTGCCGTCAGacagatttgttttgttttttttctcccccccccctctttcagGCTGTGGGTCTGGGCCTGGACTATGTCAAACTGGGAGGTCTGACCAGTGCCGAGAGGATGACTAAATACAACAGGCTGCTTTCTATAGAGGAAGAGCTGTCTCAACAGGGGATCCTGGGTATGCTTGGCTCTCTCTGACAAAGGCCCAAAGCAAGAGAGGAAGTCTCACCCTCGGTCTCTCTCTTCTGTCGTGTGTGAAAGAAACCAGTGTGTGAAATGGATGTGTTAATTGCCGCCTAATGACATGCCAGGGCAAATTCTTCCCTTGTCTGTAAACGACGGCACACACTTCAAAGAAGAGTAAATGAGGAGGTTTTTACGAGAGCATCCTGAGCAGAAAAAGCTTAGGCGACGTGTTGTCCTAGGATCCCCAAGTCCTCCAAATGAGTTCAGTGGTAGCGAGAGGTTCCTTTCACTTTGATCATTTGAGGATTTGTCTCATCCACAGTCCCAAAGGAGCACCACTCCCTGCCACTGTTCATTGAAACTGAAGCAGAAGCAGAAGCGGAAGCGGAAGCGGAAGCGGAAGAAGTCTGAAAGAGAGCATCAGCTGTTTGTACGGCAGCATATGGCACATTTATTGTGCTTCCTTCAGTCACTTGTGAGATCTCTACCGCTTTCAAGAGCTTCTCATTAGAGCCACAGCACTAATGAGAAGCTCTCCCATGTTTGATTTGATACTGTACTTCTGCTTCTCTCAAGCCTTTTAGGGCACTTAAGAATGACATGTACGTACTTCCTTGCAGTAGCAGCAAATTGCATTTCAACATAGTTAACTGCTATGACTCTACTTCCTGTTTCTTTCGAATCACAACGGCTTGAATGGATTGCGTTGGACTTCAGGGCTGGCTGGCACTGGCATTCTTTTCTGAAAAGCCAGAGGGGAAAATTGAGCCGCAACATGGCGTCTGTCATTACGTCCGTTGTGTGGAGCAAACTAATTTTTGTtccagcgtgcgtgcgtgcttacgTCCGTTGTGTGGAGCAAACAAATTTAGTTCCAgcgctcgcacgcacgcatgcacgcacgcatgcacgcacgccgaCCGATCTCGGGAGTCAAGTCAAACTGGGTTCAAATTGAGCTGTGAGGAGGACACCAAAAAaacaggggtggggggggggggggggtgggggggatcaATCAATAcacgcttgtttttttttttcccctcattttgcttgtcttcaagtgtgtcacCAACACCATTCTAGCTCCATATGCACTTTGCTTTCTTCATGGATGGATGACTCCTGTTTGGATAAGGACCATTGTTGAATCAAGTCAGCATTTGGCTTTCTTTCAAGCCTTTTGAGGGTGAATCTGCTTTGCAAAGGAGGCGACTTCAAACAACAATGGCATTTCCTCCACACTGTGCGCATGCATGAAGGGGACGGCAAGCTGGAAATTACACCTCAGCGCTAAACCAAGCCTTTAGCCTTAATCACCAAAAGTGTCCGATAAGTgacggacaggacaggacaggacaggacacggGGTTCTCGTGTTTCCGACCGGAAGCGTCTGGGAAATCTGGCCGGGCAGGTGTTCGAGCGCAAACAAGACAAAAGCCAACGTTGAAGAACGAATAACTGGCACGGCCTTCGATTCAACCGTGACAAAACAACTCTAATTGGTTGGATCAAAGTATTTGAAATCCTGGCAACAGCTGTACAGACAAGAACTGAAAAGgaatacaaatacaaatacgGATGGATCCTCTCTACGTGTGCAAACGTAAAGAAACCACGTGTGGAAGAATATTCATTCACCAGAAGTTACATTGAAGTCATAAGCAGAAAGATTTTCATTGATAATCCATTTCCATGCCCCTGCTTTCAGGCAAAGTCATTTTCTGACACCAGCGATTGCTCAACCGAGAAGAATTTGCTCGGACAAGGGCGGATGTTAGGCGTACGTGATtttcagcaaaacaaaaatacacgtCGTCTGTCGTGGAAATAAAACAATACCCTAGGAGCTTGCTTCCAGTACATGGCGCCGTCTCAGCAAGACTTTCTGCAGTTCGTCATTTGGGGGATGGTGATGATCCCGTCTTCGGCTGAGGAGGAAGGCTTCTGTCGCAATTCCCCTGAAAGGACAAAATACGGGATGATGCGTTGCAGTGACCTCTTCTGCTCTCGGCTGCATCCTCCACACAAGCTGTAAGTTCCGGTGTCGGACGGCGCCTTGATATTCGGCGTTCGTTTTTCGAGCCTAGGTTGAGCCGAGCGGGTCGGGCTACGCTGGTGGCTCTTCCGCTACGCCGGCCGCTCTTCTTCTACGCTTCCACGTTCGGCCGCGCGCGCAAACTCGAGCGGCTAGGACTGTCCAAAGTGGTGAGGGTTTCTGCGCTCCACAGAGGTTCAATGAGGAGGAACCTCGCAGGCTCCTCTGCCTTCTTCCAATGTGGAAAGTTGTTGGGCTGCTGAGCAAACAATCGAAAGGCCACAGTGTTGGACAAAGGCTATTACCATGATGGCTCGAAGTTCCTGGAAGGCGGAATTAGACGGCTTCCTCTCCATCtgataaaaggaaaagaatgGGAAAAGACAAGCAAAAGATAAATATTATACTTATTATTTCTCATGCCATGCTTCAGCCAATTACAAGAACATGACAAAGCCCAGCACGGAGGCAGGCGTTTCACAAGCCGACATCAACGATGGACCATTTTCCCAATTATTGTGGCGGGCCGAGGAATACGTGACAAGATACCCTGAAGTCTGCATAGCCATTAAGTCACGGTATTTTATTTTGTCCCCTAACATTGAAGAATTCGAACCTTTCTCCGGTTATTGGCTCTCTGGCTGACGGGCCGAAGCTGAACCCCGTTCTTGATCCTGTTCATCATTTCCTCCACAGCTTGCTGCCTGACATCCACTtctggaaaacacacacacacacacacacacacacatgcgcacactatTTTTCTATGTGGGAGGACAGGTCAACAAAAAGAGGTTTTTGTGTTTTGCCCAGCTTCGGAGTCATGCACGGATAAGCCAAGCCGCAAGTCTGCAATTTGGTACCTGCTCTCTGGGCAGAATTGTGGAGCACAAGTGGGATGTCACTGCTGTTTTGCCTCTTTCTGATTAATGACAGTAAGGAGCTAGGGAGAGCATACAAATCAACATCACCTTTGGATCAATCTACCGTTCCAATTTCATTCTACTAAGGACGGAAAAGTTTACCTGAGTGGGTTGAAGGCTGCAAGGTTGgaagtggtggcggcggcggcggcggcggcggcggacatCAGCTACTGGAAGATGTGCTGGATCGGTAGCCGTTTGCAGTTTCTTTTGAAGTTCTTCAACTGATCATCCAATGATAAAATGATTGAGTGAAATAGACGTTTCTAGTTGACCTTTCGCAAACACCCCTTCCCCTTTGTTCCCTTCTTAAAGACATTGCAATCgacaggatgatgatgatgatgatgcacccTTGTTCAAAAGAGAAATTGCAAACAGTTGCCTCCTTCCGCCATATCAAAAAAGACACAAGGAAACGCTGGAATGCAAAGAatccaaaaaataaaagcatccatccatgcatccatccatgcatccatccatgcatccatccatccatccatgcatccatccatccatccatccatccatccatgcatccatccatccatgcatccatccatccatccatgcatccatcgtccgtccgtccgtccgtacagatggatggatgaatggatgcctACATCCACTGCAGCTTGTTTTCATGCTTGTGTGTTGTTACCTGTGGATCTCAGATCCTTGACCTCTGTTTGGGCCTTGGAGCACTCATCACTGTactccttcttctcctcctccacaaGCTCAAGTTTACACTTCAAGGCCGTCAGCTCCTTTAGCGCCTCGCAGCTACTTTAATTTCTCTTCCACTTTGTTGATCtgaacacacaaacatttttccttTTGTGTGTTGAATGAATTTCACAGCACAAACAACTTGATAAGGAGGCGAGTGTGATTGTGTTTAGCATCCATACATTTTAAGCACCAGTCCGTTTAATTTcacttggaggggggggggggacatttcAGTCCAAAACTGAAATGTTTTGGAGCAGCTCTTGCAGTGGCAATTAAGTCGTCCTGACTGGGTAGATGTCAGCTTTTCCCTAACCTTTTCCAATTGTTCATCGCCAGCAGAGGTCAGTGATCCCACTCAGCTTTAATTGTTTTACATCAGAGTCAGTggtgcgagggagggaggggagggagggagggagttagGTGGGAGCTGGTTCCAGGCCAAGCTTCCTTTTCTTAAAGGCTTTCCTTTATGTCGAAAACGTTTGCTTAACTCTGAGGTTATCTGTTCACTCGCTCATGTTTGTATATTAGCTGTGTATATTCTatcgatctatctatctatctatctgacgACAGAACATCAAGgagaccccccacacacacacacacacacactctcactctcgctctctctgACAAGTGTGGGGTCAGGTCTACCTGGCTCTGGTGCTCCTGCTTCAGGCTTTCCAAATCCTTGGTCAGCGATGTCACCTGGCTGAGTGCCTCCTGTAGAGCATCGCTCGGTGTCGTGCTCTGCATCAGGATCTGGCTGTGTCTCTTGAGCATCTTTTGTTCAACAAGCATCTGAAGCACCCACCATTGTAAAATATAGCTAGTAGGAAAGGGGGCGCTACCATGATACGTAATGGTGACATTGTAATATACGTAACTCACTGCTCTGGCAAAGTTCTCTGCCCCCTCTCTCAAGTCCCGCTCCAGATTCAAGGTGTCCTGTAGAGCTTGGTATTCCTCCACAGCAACCTTGACACTGAATTTCCGCATTTTTGATTGATTTGACACGAGCCATCCACCTAACGTTAACCTTACGAGCCATGTTCATATTTACCAGACCgtacatttccccccccccccccccccccccaaatggtTTGGATTTCATTGCATCCATAGCCTCCCATTCTAACCTCTGTTATATTTTCTCAGAAGCTTCTTTTGCTGCGCCGTCTCAGCCATTAACACGCTGTTAGCATGTTTTTCTTGGAGCAGCTGCAAATGGAAAAGAGAAAGTGGGCTTCTCAACAAACAATGAAGGCTGAGGAGCACCGTGCTTGCTTATCACCGTGGTGGCAATCCATTTGGCCTTTGTTCTAGTATTGGAAAAGAAAGTTCAAATAGCTCAGAATGATGAAAATAGGTTCAAATGAACACCAAACATTTGCATTGGACTTGCGTGATGGATGCCTTCTCAACGCTTGATAGGATTCACGTCGGGATATCGAATTCCCAACCTCAATGGACAGCACCCTTTGCTTCACTGAGCAAAACATTCTGGAGCATTTACAGATCATccagagtagttgagtgagttttCGTGCAAATAACGCAGTGTaggtaaagtaaaaaaaaagatagatggatagataggtgCCAAAGCAGGAAATGCTGGGCTAGTACTCACCTCTTGCCTGCTTTCCTCAAGTTGTTCTTTCAGCATTGCAAGATTGTCACAAAGGTGATTTTTCTCCCTCAGTGTCAACTGCAATTGACTTTGCAGCTCTGAAAGAAGAAAGATGATCATTTCGACAGACTCTGCTCTCACATCCAGGAGAGAGAAGAGGCCTGAAAATATTCACAAGTGTATGTTGAGAGAAAATGCTGCACCTGATATCTTGCACTGGCACACACTTGACAAGCAGTTGGCAGCATTCAGCTGCTCACCTTCGTCTTCATCCTCGAGGTTTATCTGGCCGATGGTCCCCGGTCCGAGTTGAGACAGCAACATCATGCTCTTCCTTTTCAACGAGTGCTTCTGTTGGTTCAACTACagccaaaagaaagacaaaacatCCAATGAAGATGGATGCTTTTGCAGAATTCTAACTAGTCACTCAAGCAAATCCTACGAATCATCCATCATTccattgtgtgtgcgtgggttcaTGATTTAAAATACAAATGTGGTGTTAAACTGGTGGTTGTCATAACATTAGCATTTACACTCGCTGCTCATCAAATTCTTCACTTGAGAAAAGACCTTCATGGGTTGGTTGGTTGGCATTAAGAGCGAGCTAGctaggctagctagctagcttgctagctagcttgctagctagcttgctagctatTGGACGAGGCCTTTGCAAGCGCAACAATGTCACAAATGACACAATCAATTTCTTTGAAATGACTTTGGGAAATGTGTCCATTTTGGCCTGGGAATGATGCAATATGGACAACTGATTGCAGGCCTTTGGCTTCAAGAAACATCTTATGAGTCAATAAAAACTCAATTACTAATCAATCAGtcgagaaggaaggaaggaaggaaggaagaaacgGTCTTTTTTTCACGTCTCGGGTTTCCCACAGTGATACGTTAGCATTACCGCTCATTTCATTTGGCCCATCAATTGCAACAGTGAAAGAGCAAGACGTCGCTTTACATATATAACGGAACTCGTATTGAGATTTTCAGATGGCTGAAGTGCCACTGACTTTGGATGACAATCAAGCAACAAAACAAGTGACAGGCCAGATgagctttttcttctctttcttttcttttcttttgctctGCAATCAGTCATAATGGCAGGACACATGCAAAAGCAATGACCAGGTGCATGAACATGAGCGATGACACATTTGATGCCTTTGAACCTCTTTGCATCAAATATTTCTTTCCTATTTGCAGATTGATTACATTGCAAGTTCAATCAGCAGGAATCAGCGCCCTGAAGCGAAGCCCATTCCAAAGATAAAAGCAGCTTATAGCAAATGCTGGAGATGAATGCAATTTGCAACCGAGGAAAGAAAAGTCAAttgcagaaaagaaaaacacacaaagatgGGAGAGAACAGACCACAAAAGATCATTGAACGGCACCCTCGTGAGAAAAGCAACAGGGCCTTTTTTTGCTTTCAAACAATCTCCAGCATGGAATAACACGCGCAATGGGCAAAATGATCATTGAGAATAAACCGAGACATAGCCGTGCTTTACGACTGACTTTTGGTTTCTTCGCAAAAACGTCGCCTTTTCATTTAAACGCCGGCAAAATGCCAACGGGCCATTCCGTTTGTGCCCTTTGCTCAATCCAATTTGGATCGGGCATCACTGTGGTAGAGATTGGAAACTTTGaagataaaaatgaaacaacCATTGGAAGGTCGGAAGAAAGGCTTCACTTTTCCACAGCCTGCAACTTTGCTTGAACCCGTTTTGTCCAGGAATCGAAAGAGAAATGCTGACAAGCGTAAAGAGCGGCAAAGCACTATGCTCCGGCTCCATCGCTCCCAAATAACAACTCGCACTAAATTTAGCAAGGACTCCAAACTAGTGGTCGCAATCGAACGGATCGAATGCATTTTGGACACCGGAGCTCTGCGGGCGCAGAGTGCTTTTGCTTCCGTCACGTCAAGTCGACTATTACCTTGACAAATGAGTGATCGCTCCTCCCGCATTTAGTAGTCATTCTCGATAATAATAAGTCATTGAGTTAGCGCTAGTCATTGAAATGAACTGTAGTGGAAGTGCACCTTGGAGGCAGGGCCTCAGCGCTTTCTCTGCACGTCCTCTCAATCTCCAGTTTCTCCTGAATCTCGTTGATCTCCTCAATGACCATTGTTGacactgagagagagagagaggagagagagagagagagagagagagagagagagagagagatgagagaggagagagagagagagaagagagaagagagagagagagagagagagagagagagagagagagagagagagagagagagagagagagagagagagagaaaggcacATGAATTGATCAGCCAGGCGTCCGTCAGTCCgtcagtccgtccgtccgtccgtcctcagTGACATCCAGGCCAAGCTAGTATTTTGGAAAAACAACAATTAAAGAAAGCGCGACACCTATCATTTTCAAAACGATGAGAGCGCAGCACACCTGGCTTCAAACGTTTCCATTCATTTTGCCCAAATGATTCTGCATAAAGGCCCAATGCTTTGAGACCACTTTACTGAAGATAGAATTTCAAATAGAGGTTGAgatctaacccccccccccccgggaaaaaaaaaaaaaaaaagcaaacagttTGTGTTTGTGACGATGACAGCTCGAGACGTTTTTCATGGGAATAAATCTGGCGGGTGCTCGCGCATGGAGCAATTCTCCAGCCAAAACACATATTATGCTTGACTCGCACATTAATAGAGGCTGCCCGACTGTGCCAAGCAGCTGCATATTAGGAGCTATTACGTGATTTCATAGCTCTTAGAAAATTGCTCCTATTCACAACAAAACGGctggtgggtggggtggggtggctgGCAGGCTCGCTGAGGACACTGCAAAAagtccccaacacacacacacacacacacaatcgtgCCTTTTCAATTGCTGATGGCAAGGTTGATGACAACATGACCATTGTGTTATAATGATAACACCACAAAGGCATCTGCCCCCCTCATcaaggctcggctcggctcggctcgcctggcctcgcctcgcctcgcagtGGCTGCAGATACAATTTAATTCACTGTTCTGTTGATACCATTATGCAGCCCGTCGGCGTAGGGGTGGCTAATCACTGTCTTTCCAGAGAGGACCATGAATaaggacacacacaaaaagaaggAAGAAAACAGATGGAGGATAATGGGCATGCCAAAACTCACAATTAAGACTGTCATATTTGacgacgcggcggcggcggcggcggcggcaggggCCCCCGTTGACTTTCAGCACTTCCACACTGCTGTTTGTTTACCACGGCTACCAGTAATCATAATTAACACGTCATTAGGTCCGAGCCAGAAGATTTGTTGGAGTGGCCGGCCGTGACAGGGAGATTGCGCCCAAAGGGAAACACAATGAAaagtggcaggcaggcaggcagctaaGTGCTATTGACGTGACGGGCGCAGGGAGTTAGTTCATGGGTGTCGCTTCATCCCGCCCAGCCATCTTAATTAGGTGTCACCTAATTGCAGCTGGTCTTGGAACTTCATTTCTCCTGTGCTCAACCACAATGTTTCATTAgttagagggagggagggcaatTGGTTAAGGGCGCTCCAGGTGCCAGTGTCAAACCCTAACATTGTTTATTGCAAATGTCACCAGATTACGTGTCAAAGCATGTGTTTCTTGTTTACcaacgtcgtcgtcgtcgtcgtcatcttaCTTAGCTCTTTGATGCAATCAATTTGGCAGCACGGGTGGCTAATCGGCCATTTGCCTAGACGGAATTGACTTTTCCACAAGAACCTGCGGATATGTATTGAAAACAACTTACCTTGTTGAAATTCATTGAGCTTCTTGATCGCCTCATCCCGTTCCTCCTGCAGTATCTTACACTAGGAGAGCCGGATATACGTACAGTTTTCATGCAAGGAATACTGACGATTATTTATAGACTGATAATCCGGTATAATATATATTTGAACAAACATTTTGTTGAAACAGTATGACATTTCTTAATAGGTTCTCAAAGAAACGGAAGATTTCAAAGTCAGCCAAAAGAGTCCATTAGCAATTCCACTCAATGTCCTGAGAATGAAAAGACCCGGCCGGCCGGATGAATGAGAATATTagcaaaaaaaaggcaaacaaaTGTGATGTGTTCCTTACAATTGTGTAAAAAGGACTTGGTAGTGGCATATTGTGACAGATATTTACCTCCTTCGTTGTTGCTTCATGTCTCCTTTGCAGGCCTTCATATTCCTGTATCGCTGCGGGAAGCAAAGGGTGCCACTCGTCCATCATCGCACCAAAAATCCACACAAAGCCTCCTCAATTTCACATGAATACTATATTTCACACATGGGAAATTCTCAAACATGTGATAACTTCTCACATACTGACTAATTCCGCTCGTGTTGTTTGAGTGCAGCAGTATGAGGCCATTTCCCCAATACTAAAAATACATGTTTTATAGTTCCTGGAAACCTCAATTGGGTAAATTCAATGTTTTTTCAGACATCTAGTATACGATTCATCAGTCCGCACATGTGCTTACAAAGGATTCCAAGCGTTTCAATGGCTTCCTCTCTTTATTGATGCAATGTTAACGGTTGAACAAGCGCAATGTTTCTGGGGGGTCTCCCGAAAAGGATTTCACCTGATGCCAGCCAGCTAAAACCATAGTTCATATTCGACTGAAATATTGAGCATAATCAAGAAGCGCCAAACGTTTGCGTTTCGAAAAAGCGAGGGATTCTTGTGCTGCTGAATGAGGTCAGCGGGCGTGGCTATTAGCCTCCAAACCGCACGAAGACCCACCCACTCATCCGCCGGTGTTACCTTTGTAAGCACAATAGTTCCAAAGTGGTCCCTTCTAGTTGTGCTTATCATACACAATGTCACAAGTTGGACTCTCGTTCCAAAGTACAGCTGTAGAAAAGCCGGTTCTCCACTTTGGCATGTCAAACGAATACATTGCATGCACACACAGCGTATTGGCTAAAGTAGCTTTTGGAATCAACATAGGCAGGATACCATTCAGCGCCTTGCAGCTGAGTGCAATATGAGCTACTACAAAATTGACCTTGCTATGAACCCCAAACTAATTGACATGCACTGGTCGTCTCACAGCAGGCAGGCCTACCTTTGTTTGTCAagtcagcaatggtgttcttttgatccaATTCTTCCGAAGCCATAGgacttttggattttttttcaaatgatttGCAGCAGGAAGTGAATGAACGTCGTCGTGACACGCCTGAACACTTTCAGTGACACAAACTCCAGCATAGCTGTTCGAAGTCCGCGCGTGACACGCATACCAATCTTAAGGGAACAAACACAGTATTGACCTTTTAAGAAAATGGAATATTTATGTGTGAATCTCAAATGATTTGATGTGCTGAAATGTTGGACAAGTTCAACcaatataaagatactacatACTGGCAGTTCATGAGTAAAAAGTATGTTCATGTCATGTCATTTACTTACCTTTAATTCACGTCATGTCCTTTACTTACCTTTAATTCACACGTCAGCCAGTATCAACACTTTATAAAGCCAAACTCACAATGATGTTTTCAATACCTCGCGTGTTACCATATGCATTTAAATGGGCACGTCATGCAGATTGAGGCCAATGCATATTTTCCCTGAAAGATTACTAAAACGCCCAGTATGTCCTGTAAAATACGAAATAAATTTGGCTTCAACTGGAAATAATTGAGGTGACAGGATGAGAGACGTGGTgaaagacggacggacggacggacggacggctgtGATGAGTGCGCCGAGGAGGCTTGCATAGATGGATTACGGATAACAAATTGTACTCACTTATAATTTAATTTCATTCTGTTCACAAACTCAAGAAACAATCATGATTGCACAACAACTTTGTTTTTGCTGACTAATGGGAATGTTCAATATAtaagacaaaacaaacaacaaagcaCTAATAATGTAAACATCCATGATATAGTTTGTATGGGGTCCCCAAAGAGTCAAGTACGGCACGACTACCACctacctggctgcctggctggcctGCCTGGCTGGCCAGCCTGGCTAGCCAGCCTGGCTGGccagcctggctgcctggcaggAACATGCTTCATTCACACTGACGGCTTTGAGTGTTTATTTGATTGCTGAGCGTAACAACACCATTGAGCTCATATCAAACGGAACATTGTTCACTGACAAATGCTTTGCGATTCTGGACAGGACATTAGAAGCGTCACCTGTAGTATATGGGCTTCACTAAATGTTTACAGATATGATCACATTTGTTTGCAATAAAGAGGAACAACTAGCACAGATACTACTTTTCAGACGCCACATCATTTGGACAGCACAGCAATACACTACGGTACACCGAGGTAAAAGGACTACTGTGATCTTGCGGTGCGAGAGAAGTTGGTGACCTTGGGGAAAGGAAGCTTTGGGATCAGGATGCTCAAGAAAATTCACCTGCGTGCCACAAGGTAGAGGGCAAAAGACTGCCGGCATCAGAGAGGGAGGAGATGAGAAAGAAGCACAAGGTTGCCCTCAGTGGCGAGCAGCAGACTCCCTGGGATAAAACTCGGCCAATGTGCTCTGAGGGATCCTCTTCAGCATCTCCTTGGGGAAGATACGGAGCAGCTGCCAGCCGATGTCCAAGGTTTCGTACACCGTCCTGTTGTCGTACGGCCCTGAGGGAGGGACACGCATTGTTGGGATTTTTAGAAAGGTGTGTTTTTGGGCAACCCAAGGGGTTACGTTGATTTAGGTCAGgcatgtacgtgtgtgtgtgtgtgtgtgtgtgtgtgtgtgtgtgtgtgtgtgtgtgtgtgtgtgtgtgtgtgtgcgcgcgtgcgtgtgtgtgtgttctgtgcgtgcgtgtgcgtgcgtgtgttcggGCAGCCAAAGGGGTCCGTTTGCTCTACACACGGTGGAAGCAACTCACCCTGGGCAATGAAGTTCTTTTCAAATTTCTGTAGGAACTCAAGGTAGAGCAGATCATCGGAAGTGAGGGCTTCTTCTCCCACAACAGCCTTCATGGCTTGAACATCTTTGCCAATAGCATAGCAGGCATACTAAAAATGGGACAgtcaatgaaaagaaaaagaatcatGGAGGGGAAAATGGctcgtcagtcagtcagtcagtcagtcagtcagtcagtcagtcagtcagtcagtcagtcagtcagtcagtcagtcagtcagtcagtcagtcagtcagtcagtcagtcagtcagtcagcacCAAAATACTCTtcaatgaagtaattgtacccgCTTGGACATACTACTTGTAACATGGATATATAGAGCGTTACCAGCTGGTTGGAGACATCAGCGTGGTCCTTCCTGGTCATACCCTCTCCAATGGCTGACTTCATCAGACGGGACAAAGAGGGCAAAACATTGATGGGCGGGTAGATCTGCAAGACAAGCATATTTGGAatatcagttcaagaacacttgACTTCAAACCTTTTTTGGCGAGCCTACCTGACGGTTGTGCAGCTGCCTGTCCACGTACACCTGACCCTCAGTAATGTATCCCGTCAGATCAGGAATCGGATGGGTGATGTCTTTCAAAGGGGGAACAGGACATGTGTTTCA contains:
- the shtn1 gene encoding LOW QUALITY PROTEIN: shootin-1 (The sequence of the model RefSeq protein was modified relative to this genomic sequence to represent the inferred CDS: inserted 2 bases in 2 codons; deleted 2 bases in 2 codons; substituted 1 base at 1 genomic stop codon), translated to MASEELDQKNTIADLTNKAIQEYEGLQRRHEATTKECKILQEERDEAIKKLNEFQQVSTMVIEEINEIQEKLEIERTCRESAEALPPRCTSTTLNQQKHSLKRKSMMLLSQLGPGTIGQINLEDEDEGEQLNAANCLSSVCQCKISELQSQLQLTLREKNHLCDNLAMLKEQLEESRQELLQEKHANSVLMAETAQQKKLLRKYNRGXNGRLWIVKVAVEEYQALQDTLNLERDLREGAENFARAMLVEQKMLKRHSQILMQSTTPSDALQEALSQVTSLTKDLESLKQEHQSQINKVEEKLSSCEALKELTALKCKLELVEEEKKEYSDECSKAQTEVKDLRSTVEELQKKLQTATDPAHLPVAXCPPPPPPPPPPLPTXAAFNPLSSLLSLIRKRQNSSDIPLVLHNSAQRAEVDVRQQAVEEMMNRIKNGVQLRPVSQRANNRRKMERKPSNSAFQELRAIMGNCDRSLPPQPKTGSSPPPNDELQKVLLRRRHVLEASS